One genomic segment of Rhinolophus sinicus isolate RSC01 linkage group LG11, ASM3656204v1, whole genome shotgun sequence includes these proteins:
- the BICRA gene encoding BRD4-interacting chromatin-remodeling complex-associated protein isoform X5, which yields MDDEDGRCLLDVICDPQALNDFLHGSEKLDSDDLLDNPGEAQSAFYEGPGLHVQEASGNHLNPEPSQPAPSVDLDFLEDDILGSPAAGGGSGGSGGADQPCDILQQSLQEANITEQTLEAEAELDLGPFQLPTLQPADGGAVPAGAGGAAAVATGPQALFPGGTDLLGLQAPPTVLTHQALVPPQDVVNKALSVQPFLQPVGLGNVTLQPIPGLQGLPNGSPGGATAATLGLAPIQVVGQPVMALNPPTSQLLAKQVPVSGYLASAAGPSEPVTLASAGVSPQGAGLVIQKNLPAAVATTLNGNSVFGGAGAATAAATGAPSGQPLAVAPGLGTSPLVPAPNVILHRTPTPIQPKPAGVLPPKLYQLTPKPFAPAGTTLTIQGEAGGLPQQPKAPQNLTFMAAGKAGQNVVLSGFPAPALQANVFKQPPATTTGAAPPQPPGALSKPMSVHLLNQGSSIVIPAQHMLPGQNQFLLPGASAVQLPQSLSALPANVGGQILAAAAPHAGGQLIANPILTNQNLAGPLSLGPVLAPHSGAHSAAHILSAAPIQVGQPALFQMPVSLAAGSLPTQSQPAPTGPAATTVLQGVTLPPSAVAMLNTPDGLVQPATPAATGEAAPVLTVQTAPQAPPTVSTPLPLGLQQPQAQQPPTQAPTPQAAAPPQATTPQPSPGLASSPEKIVLPPSATTTAILTQDSLQMFLPQERSQQPLSAEGPHLSVPASVIVSAPAPAQDPAPTTPVAKGAGLGPQAPDGQASPVPAPQVPSGILLQSKAGGPPTAPQTSASLGPLASPTASVLVSGQVPSGTPTAPNHPPAPAPMATAGLPPLLPAESKAFASNLPTLGVAKATVSGPGKSSGLQYESKLSGLKKPPPLQPSKEACFLEHLHKHQGSVLHPDYKTAFPSFEDALHRLLPYHVYQGALPSPNDYHRVDEEFETVSTQLLKRTQAMLNKYRLLLLEESRRVSPSAEMVMIDRMFIQEEKTTLALDKQLAKEKPDEYVSSSRSLGLPVTASSEGHRLPGHAPAPSSASGTPAQPPLHLPTKLVIRHGGAGGSPSVTWARASSSLSSSSSSSSAASSLDADEDGPMPSRNRPPIKTYEARSRIGLKLKIKQEAGLSKVVHNTALDPVHQPPPPPPAALKAAEPPPRPPPPPQTTSQMNGTVDHPPPATTDRKPLAPAPHCPRLPLRKTYRENVEALGSGVAEGAVTGRARGSSPAPLPTKVDEATSGLIRELAAVEDELYQRMLKGAPPEATASAGQGSGSRDPSWEAPSVPPAKRRKSESPDVDQASFSSDSPQDDTLTEHLQSAIDSILNLQQAPGRTAAPSYPHAPQAAGTPASPSPLHRPEAYPPSSHNGGLGARTLNR from the exons CTCGACAGTGATGACCTCCTGGATAATCCCGGGGAGGCCCAAAGTGCCTTCTATGAAGGTCCTGGG CTCCATGTTCAAGAagcttctggcaaccacttgAACCCAGAGCCCAGCCAGCCGGCCCCCAGTGTGGACCTAGACTTCCTGGAAGATGACATCCTGGGCTCACCCGCAGCAGGGGGCGGCAGCGGGGGCAGCGGGGGCGCGGACCAGCCCTGTGACATCCTCCAGCAGAGCCTCCAAGAGGCCAACATCACCGAGCAGACGCTCGAAGCGGAGGCTGAGCTGGACCTGGGCCCCTTCCAGCTGCCCACCCTGCAGCCTGCAGATGGTGGGGCAGTCCCGGCAGGTGCCGGAGGGGCTGCTGCTGTGGCCACGGGGCCCCAGGCCCTCTTCCCAGGTGGCACAGATCTGCTGGGACTACAGGCCCCACCCACCGTGCTGACCCACCAGGCCCTGGTGCCACCTCAGGATGTGGTCAACAAAGCCCTGAGCGTCCAGCCCTTCCTGCAGCCCGTGGGCCTCGGCAATGTGACCCTGCAGCCCATCCCGGGCCTCCAGGGCCTGCCCAACGGCAGCCCTGGAGGTGCCACAGCGGCCACACTTGGCCTGGCACCCATCCAGGTGGTGGGCCAGCCCGTCATGGCACTTaacccccccacctcccagctcctggccaaGCAGGTGCCTGTCAGCGGCTATCTGGCCTCAGCGGCCGGCCCCTCAGAGCCAGTGACCTTGGCGTCCGCGGGGGTCTCGCCGCAGGGGGCCGGCCTTGTCATCCAGAAGAACCTCCCAGCTGCGGTGGCCACCACGCTCAATGGGAACTCAGTGTTTGGAGGAGCAGGAGCTGCCACAGCAGCAGCCACCGGGGCGCCCTCAGGGCAGCCGCTGGCGGTGGCCCCGGGCCTCGGCACGTCACCGCTGGTTCCGGCGCCCAATGTGATCCTGCACCGCACACCCACGCCCATCCAGCCCAAACCTGCCGGTGTGCTGCCCCCCAAGCTCTACCAGCTGACACCCAAGCCATTCGCCCCTGCAGGCACCACGCTTACCATCCAGGGCGAGGCGGGGGGCCTCCCGCAGCAGCCCAAGGCCCCCCAGAACCTGACTTTCATGGCAGCGGGCAAGGCAGGCCAGAACGTGGTGCTGTCGGGCTTCCCAGCACCTGCCCTGCAGGCGAATGTCTTCAAGCAGCCTCCTGCCACCACCACAGGGGCGGCCCCGCCTCAGCCCCCCGGGGCCCTGAGCAAGCCCATGAGTGTCCACCTCCTGAATCAAGGCAGCAGCATCGTCATCCCTGCTCAGCACATGCTGCCGGGCCAGAACCAGTTCCTGCTGCCCGGTGCATCCGCCGTCCAGCTCCCCCAGTCGCTCTCGGCCCTCCCGGCCAACGTGGGTGGGCAGATCCTGGCAGCTGCAGCCCCCCATGCCGGTGGACAGCTGATCGCAAACCCCATCCTCACCAACCAGAACCTGGCAGGCCCACTGAGCCTGGGGCCCGTGCTGGCCCCCCATTCTGGGGCCCACAGTGCCGCCCACATCCTCTCGGCTGCCCCCATCCAGGTGGGCCAGCCTGCCCTCTTCCAGATGCCTGTGTCCCTGGCCGCGGGCAGCCTGCCCACACAGAGCCAGCCGGCACCCACCGGCCCTGCTGCCACCACCGTCCTCCAGGGGGTCACTCTGCCCCCCAGTGCCGTGGCCATGCTGAACACCCCCGACGGCCTGGTGCAACCGGCCACCCCTGCTGCCACTGGCGAGGCGGCACCTGTCCTCACGGTGCAGACAGCCCCCCAGGCACCCCCCACAGTCAGCACCCCACTGCCTTTGGGCCTCCAGCAGCCTCAGGCACAGCAGCCCCCCACACAGGCCCCCACCCCTCAGGCTGCTGCCCCACCTCAGGCCAccaccccccagcccagcccaggcctggcgtCCAGCCCAGAAAAGATCGTGCTGCCGCCCTCTGCCACCACCACGGCCATCCTCACTCAGGATTCCCTACAGATGTTCCTGCCCCAG GAGAGGAGCCAGCAGCCCCTCTCCGCCGAGGGCCCCCACCTCTCCGTGCCTGCCTCGGTCATAGTCAGCGCCCCGGCTCCCGCCCAAGACCCAGCCCCGACCACCCCTGTCGCCAAAGGAGCTGGCCTCGGCCCTCAGGCCCCCGACGGCCAGGCTTCCCCGGTGCCAGCCCCCCAG GTGCCGTCTGGAATCCTTCTCCAGAGCAAAGCCGGGGGACCCCCCACCGCCCCACAGACCTCCGCCAGCCTGGGGCCCCTCGCCAGCCCCACTGCCTCTGTGCTGGTCAGCGGGCAGGTCCCATCCGGGACCCCCACCGCGCCCAACCATCCCCCTGCCCCGGCACCCATGGCCACCGCAG gcctccctcctctgcttcctgccGAGAGCAAAGCTTTTGCCAGCAACCTCCCAACTCTGGGTGTAGCCAAGGCCACTGTATCCGGGCCGGGGAAGTCCTCCGGGCTGCAG taTGAGAGCAAGTTGAGTGGCCTGAAGAAACCACCCCCACTTCAGCCCAGCAAAGAAGCCTG ttTCCTGGAGCATTTGCACAAACATCAGGGCTCCGTCCTGCACCCGGACTACAAGACAGCCTTCCCCTCCTTCGAGGACGCCCTACATCGCCTCCTGCCCTACCACGTCTACCAGGgcgctctcccctcccccaacgaCTACCACAGAG TGGACGAGGAGTTTGAGACGGTTTCCACGCAGCTGCTGAAACGCACCCAGGCCATGCTCAACAAATACCGCCTCCTGCTCCTGGAAGAGTCCCGG AGGGTGAGCCCCTCGGCAGAGATGGTGATGATCGACCGAATGTTCATTCAGGAGGAGAAGACCACCCTTGCCTTGGACAAACAGCTGGCCAAGGAGAAGCCGG ATGAGTACGTGTCTTCCTCGCGCTCTCTCGGCCTCCCTGTCACAGCCTCTTCTGAGGGACATCGGCTTCCCGGCCATGCCCCAGCACCATCCTCAGCATCTGGGACACCCGCCCAGCCCCCTCTGCACCTGCCCACCAAGCTCGTGATCCGGCACGGCGGGGCGGGCGGGTCCCCTTCCGTGACCTGGGCCCGGGcgtcttcctccctttcttcctcgtcctcctcgtcctccgCTGCCTCCTCCCTGGACGCCGATGAGGATGGCCCAATGCCCTCCCGCAACCGCCCACCCATCAAGACTTACGAGGCCCGAAGCCGCATCGGCCTCAAGCTCAAGATCAAGCAGGAAGCTGGGCTCAGCAAGGTCGTCCACAACACGGCCCTGGACCCTGTGCACCAgcccccgccgccgcctcccGCTGCCCTCAAGGCGGCCGagcccccaccccggcccccgCCACCACCCCAGACCACCAGCCAGATGAACGGCACTGTGGACCACCCACCACCGGCCACCACAGACCGCAAACCGCtagccccagccccacactgccCCCGCCTGCCCCTACGGAAGACATACCGGGAGAACGTGGAGGCTCTGGGCAGTGGGGTGGCTGAGGGGGCGGTGACGGGCAGGGCCCGGGGCAGCAGTCCAGCGCCACTGCCCACCAAAGTGGACGAAGCCACCAGCGGGCTGATCCGGGAGCTGGCTGCCGTGGAGGACGAGCTCTACCAGCGCATGCTGAAGGGAGCCCCTCCAGAGGCCACTGCCAGTGCGGGGCAGGGTAGTGGCAGCAGGGACCCCAGCTGGGAGGCACCCTCAGTGCCCCCCGCCAAAAGGCGCAAGTCTGAGTCCCCTGACGTGGACCAGGCTAGCTTCTCCAGCGACAGCCCGCAGGATGACACGCTCACGGAGCACCTCCAGAGCGCCATCGACAGCATCCTCAACCTCCAGCAGGCCCCTGGCCGGACAGCCGCACCCTCGTACCCACACGCCCCCCAGGCGGCGGGCACACCCGCCTCCCCATCACCCCTGCACAGGCCAGAGGCCTATCCCCCCTCCAGTCACAATGGCGGCCTTGGTGCCAGGACGTTGAACAGATAA